One segment of Nostoc flagelliforme CCNUN1 DNA contains the following:
- a CDS encoding glutathione S-transferase family protein, with amino-acid sequence MSIQNTVSTWEEVLETAQKNTSARRVKRPGQSPSTAPIPSSLHKLPPNTEPPVLLYRDTNSWCPFCERVWFALEEKEIPFATEFIDLSNKPKWYTDLVPTTLVPAAKIEGNLVYESKDILLALEERFPHPALLPENPDENAVARQLVEEAETNGFKEIAYKFLRETPVDADELALQAAFEAKLDQLEQALAKYPGPYFVSTFSLVDIVYSPHLDRLAANLPVYRRYHLKGNPRFPRINAWFDALNQRPAYHRVKSDNITNNLLLRRRWGVEPIGNPLPLDVADSEKIQYRAEAAERLSDNREVAIADIIKNSGVQALAADGDFTTVKDAVDFHLRQLADYLIHGNGETLPGGRTGGKNSSVDPIFAAVGAIAFAYLRNRICAPRDMSAGAATAFRAAIDKLLTSVY; translated from the coding sequence ATGTCTATTCAAAACACAGTGTCAACTTGGGAAGAAGTTTTAGAAACTGCTCAAAAAAATACCTCTGCGCGTAGGGTAAAGAGGCCGGGACAATCTCCTTCGACTGCACCAATACCCAGCAGTTTACATAAACTTCCTCCAAATACAGAACCGCCAGTCTTGCTTTATCGAGATACTAATTCCTGGTGTCCTTTTTGCGAGAGAGTTTGGTTTGCTCTAGAAGAAAAGGAAATTCCCTTTGCAACGGAGTTTATTGATTTAAGTAATAAACCTAAATGGTACACTGACCTAGTTCCCACAACCCTTGTCCCAGCAGCAAAAATTGAGGGTAATTTAGTATATGAATCTAAAGATATTCTCTTGGCTTTAGAAGAAAGGTTTCCACATCCAGCATTATTGCCGGAAAATCCAGATGAAAACGCTGTTGCTAGGCAGTTGGTTGAAGAAGCTGAGACTAACGGTTTTAAAGAGATTGCTTACAAATTCCTGAGAGAAACTCCTGTAGATGCTGATGAGTTGGCATTACAAGCAGCATTTGAGGCGAAGTTAGATCAACTTGAGCAAGCTTTAGCTAAATACCCTGGCCCCTACTTTGTCAGTACATTTAGCTTAGTTGATATTGTGTATAGTCCCCATCTAGATAGATTGGCGGCTAATTTACCTGTGTATCGGCGATACCACCTCAAAGGAAATCCTCGCTTTCCTCGCATTAATGCTTGGTTTGATGCACTTAATCAGCGTCCTGCTTATCACAGGGTGAAGTCGGATAATATCACCAATAATTTATTGTTGCGTCGCAGATGGGGTGTAGAACCGATTGGAAATCCTTTACCTCTGGATGTGGCAGATAGTGAAAAAATTCAATATCGAGCCGAAGCAGCTGAGAGATTGAGCGATAATCGGGAAGTTGCGATCGCAGATATTATCAAAAATTCTGGAGTCCAAGCTTTAGCAGCAGACGGCGATTTTACCACAGTTAAGGACGCTGTTGATTTTCACCTGCGACAACTGGCTGATTATCTCATTCATGGCAATGGCGAAACTTTACCGGGTGGTCGGACTGGTGGTAAAAATAGTAGTGTTGATCCCATCTTCGCTGCTGTGGGAGCGATCGCTTTCGCATATTTGAGAAATCGCATCTGCGCCCCCCGTGATATGAGTGCTGGTGCAGCAACGGCGTTTCGAGCAGCAATAGATAAATTGTTGACATCTGTTTATTGA
- a CDS encoding class I SAM-dependent methyltransferase family protein: protein MPKDWYEWHDLYDTEPKLQQRLEIVQEYIAYSLNASPSGTIRVVSVCAGDGRDLLGTLKNHSRINDVYARLVELSPQLVERGRATIESLDLAKQIEFINGDATLATNYVGAVPADIVIVCGVFGNLAQEAELNRLLDNLSFLSKPGAFVIWTRGHSNGITYSDNVRKILSASGFEEVNFKLTATGDMGVGLHRYLGENLAAPKEQQLFVFSGIPSKAR, encoded by the coding sequence ATGCCAAAAGATTGGTATGAATGGCACGACCTATACGACACTGAGCCAAAATTGCAGCAGCGTCTAGAAATCGTGCAGGAATATATTGCTTACAGCTTGAATGCGTCGCCATCTGGAACTATCCGTGTCGTAAGTGTTTGCGCGGGTGATGGACGAGATTTACTAGGAACTTTAAAAAATCACTCTCGAATAAATGACGTATATGCACGACTTGTTGAACTCAGCCCCCAGTTAGTTGAGCGTGGACGAGCAACTATAGAGTCTTTGGATTTAGCCAAGCAAATTGAGTTTATCAATGGTGATGCAACTCTTGCCACTAACTATGTAGGAGCAGTACCAGCAGATATCGTGATTGTGTGTGGTGTCTTTGGCAATCTGGCACAGGAAGCTGAACTCAATCGCTTACTAGATAACCTGAGTTTTCTGAGTAAACCGGGTGCTTTTGTCATTTGGACTCGTGGACACTCCAACGGTATTACCTACTCTGACAATGTGCGGAAAATTTTAAGTGCATCTGGATTTGAAGAAGTAAACTTTAAGCTTACCGCTACAGGAGATATGGGTGTTGGTCTTCATCGATACCTTGGTGAAAACTTGGCTGCACCTAAAGAGCAACAGTTATTTGTGTTTTCCGGCATTCCTAGTAAAGCGAGGTAA
- a CDS encoding PEP-CTERM sorting domain-containing protein (PEP-CTERM proteins occur, often in large numbers, in the proteomes of bacteria that also encode an exosortase, a predicted intramembrane cysteine proteinase. The presence of a PEP-CTERM domain at a protein's C-terminus predicts cleavage within the sorting domain, followed by covalent anchoring to some some component of the (usually Gram-negative) cell surface. Many PEP-CTERM proteins exhibit an unusual sequence composition that includes large numbers of potential glycosylation sites. Expression of one such protein has been shown restore the ability of a bacterium to form floc, a type of biofilm.) produces MKNLALLSATALATTSGLFFGTMQDASALSWDWNYSGTGIAASGTLTTNDTPNDFGFYQILGISGTRNGETITGLQPVGTPIPGNEPFNVDNLISLGNQQLTGDGFGYSTSEGNYSSPFFASFLPTPSYLEVFSAPPLIPGFENLGAEDSELPISFSATLVSVPEPTSILSLLALGTLSATSALKRKQSSKSRFATLLY; encoded by the coding sequence ATGAAAAATCTAGCTTTGCTATCTGCTACAGCCCTCGCCACCACATCTGGATTGTTTTTTGGGACAATGCAAGATGCCTCTGCTTTGAGTTGGGACTGGAATTATTCTGGTACTGGCATAGCGGCAAGTGGTACTTTGACCACCAATGACACCCCTAACGATTTTGGTTTTTACCAGATTTTAGGAATTAGTGGTACACGCAATGGTGAAACAATTACTGGTTTACAACCCGTAGGGACTCCAATTCCAGGAAACGAACCTTTTAATGTTGATAACTTAATTAGTCTTGGTAATCAGCAGTTAACAGGGGATGGTTTTGGTTATTCCACATCAGAGGGAAACTACTCTAGCCCTTTTTTTGCTAGTTTCTTGCCGACACCGAGTTATTTAGAGGTTTTTTCTGCACCACCATTGATACCAGGTTTTGAAAATTTGGGAGCAGAAGATAGTGAGTTACCCATTAGTTTTTCTGCAACTCTAGTCAGCGTCCCCGAACCCACATCTATCCTTAGCTTACTCGCTTTAGGCACTCTCAGCGCAACTTCAGCACTCAAACGTAAGCAGTCATCTAAATCAAGATTTGCAACTTTGTTGTATTGA
- a CDS encoding alpha-keto acid decarboxylase family protein: protein MAKTMAKFTVGDYLLLRLEQIGIKHIFGVAGDYNMEFLDYIVNHNGIELIPTCNELNASYAADGYGRINGVAALVTTFGVGELSAINGVAGAYAEHVPVVAITGAPETKIQALGSLVHHTLGTGDFSIFARMYQQVTVAQAYLTNENATTEIDRVLGICLLKKLPVYISIPMDVALAEVSAPSDFFIPPVFESDGATIAEIVDVCVNILEKASQPVILADIGVARYHLHEQLRELLTATGYPYATMNMGKGLLEETHPQFIGIYNGAASQESVRKRIEQADCVLTIGALMTDYNTGKFSAKLDPSQTIEVHGDYVKVKHALYNNVAMADVLSALSQRLQRRNPQMLYFKSATENLDPGFITPIEGGSSAPITQQYFWHRFAHFLQEDDIIVAETGTCLFGASIVPLPKGATFVGQVLWGSIGYSVGSLLGCAIAASQRRSILLVGDGSFQMTGQELSTILRYNLKPIIFLINNDGYTIERDIHGERMPYNDIQPWNYHQLPKVFAGNAWAIKVSTESELDKALETAQQNRDQLAFIEVVMDKMDSPEVLLKMLQQ from the coding sequence TTGGCTAAGACAATGGCAAAGTTTACTGTTGGCGACTATTTATTGCTTCGTCTGGAGCAAATTGGCATCAAGCATATCTTTGGCGTTGCTGGAGACTACAATATGGAATTCCTCGACTATATTGTTAACCACAATGGCATCGAGTTAATTCCTACTTGCAACGAACTTAACGCATCCTATGCTGCCGATGGTTATGGTCGGATTAATGGTGTTGCGGCATTAGTAACTACCTTTGGTGTTGGTGAACTCAGTGCTATTAATGGTGTCGCTGGCGCTTATGCTGAACACGTTCCGGTTGTAGCGATTACTGGTGCTCCTGAAACTAAAATTCAAGCTCTTGGTTCACTTGTCCATCATACGCTTGGTACTGGTGATTTTTCAATATTTGCCCGAATGTATCAGCAGGTAACGGTGGCTCAAGCATATTTAACAAACGAAAATGCAACAACGGAAATTGACAGAGTTTTAGGTATCTGTTTGCTGAAGAAATTACCTGTTTATATTTCCATACCTATGGATGTTGCTCTGGCTGAGGTGTCTGCACCGTCTGATTTCTTTATACCCCCTGTATTTGAGAGTGATGGCGCTACAATAGCAGAAATAGTTGATGTCTGTGTAAACATACTGGAAAAAGCTTCCCAACCTGTGATTCTTGCTGATATTGGTGTAGCTCGCTATCATTTGCATGAACAATTGCGAGAATTGCTAACAGCTACTGGATACCCTTATGCCACGATGAACATGGGAAAAGGATTGCTAGAAGAAACCCACCCCCAATTCATCGGCATATATAATGGTGCTGCCAGTCAGGAATCTGTCAGAAAACGTATTGAGCAGGCAGATTGTGTTTTAACTATCGGTGCTTTGATGACTGATTACAACACAGGCAAGTTTTCTGCCAAACTCGATCCCAGCCAAACTATTGAAGTGCATGGGGATTATGTAAAAGTTAAACATGCTTTGTACAACAATGTCGCTATGGCAGATGTGCTTTCTGCTTTAAGCCAAAGGTTGCAGCGCCGCAATCCCCAAATGCTTTACTTCAAATCAGCAACAGAGAATTTAGATCCTGGTTTTATAACACCAATCGAAGGCGGTTCTTCGGCACCGATTACGCAGCAGTATTTTTGGCATAGATTTGCTCATTTTCTGCAAGAAGATGACATTATCGTTGCTGAGACTGGAACTTGTTTGTTTGGTGCCTCTATCGTTCCTTTACCAAAAGGAGCTACTTTCGTTGGGCAAGTACTTTGGGGATCGATTGGTTACTCTGTTGGTTCATTACTTGGTTGTGCGATCGCCGCATCACAACGTCGCTCTATCCTACTGGTTGGTGACGGGTCTTTCCAAATGACTGGACAAGAACTTTCAACCATCTTACGCTATAATTTAAAACCCATTATTTTTTTGATCAACAATGATGGATATACTATAGAGCGTGATATTCACGGTGAACGTATGCCATATAACGACATTCAACCTTGGAATTATCATCAGCTCCCTAAGGTTTTCGCTGGCAATGCCTGGGCAATTAAAGTTAGTACCGAATCCGAGTTAGACAAAGCATTAGAAACAGCTCAACAAAACCGTGACCAACTTGCTTTTATTGAGGTTGTAATGGATAAAATGGACAGCCCAGAGGTTCTGTTGAAGATGTTGCAGCAATAA
- a CDS encoding DUF7219 family protein, producing MSVLETSGKISSLECYEKIELLWQQLTQSFKTLIIDEFLAEVLRLWAKNNLTEVQPLNFFQSLA from the coding sequence TTGTCCGTTCTAGAGACTTCGGGAAAGATTTCTTCACTTGAGTGCTACGAGAAAATTGAGTTACTCTGGCAGCAGTTAACACAGAGCTTTAAGACGCTAATAATTGATGAGTTTTTAGCAGAAGTATTGCGGCTTTGGGCAAAAAATAACTTAACAGAAGTGCAGCCATTGAATTTTTTTCAAAGTCTCGCTTGA
- a CDS encoding SBBP repeat-containing protein, which produces MTDEKLAISLLTPASDIVLGGGTNDSEALFGRAGNDTIYPDNPIASATQATNVDYLFGDIFDNSAEEFEIILNIQNAQQGGNPFLILNRNIPSVGADRFVLGDTSQPYYTTSNPDTLLTTNFLGLNEFAVIYDFGPNNDVIQLNGKSTDYRIVKINGLQVAGVAQPLSGEAIFSLQQGAPDLVTFVVAKPEVNLDLKSNNFRFVGEKPPKKPTKNNKIQQLGTTGNDLSLATGTDAANNVYISGTTTGPLFGTNLGFTDAWLAKYDSNGNQVWGRQFGSSGDESSFAMVTDKDGNSYMAGGTSGNLFGTKQTEADVWVAKYDTNGNQVWGRQFSAGGFTSGAFAIDLDPTGNVYLSGIEINNNDRTDIFNFAVQDNSWVSKFDNNGNQQWLTLIKDPSATFPFDITPFFDECYDLAVDKDSNSIAVGWTQGLVRESDPLRQLLKYDAWVSKVNTAGEIQWVQQLGSTDQGLDFAWGVDTDSLGNIYVTGWTTGDIGTTVGKKGIGGRDIWISKLRPDGSQVWAKQFGSPDDDGMFLSDMQIDENDNIFIIGESNGKLGKGQKDESYNAWVARFDTDGNNKWIQQFGSKNNLDYATGVTTDGTGKLYVTGATDGLLGNTSGVNTSAVDGWLAQLDVNNGKLQKFIGSPNDVISIADPSSIPTIDITNDLVTSERLPEGDNRINPAEGIVTSGSAFNYGQIVSSLGGIFNSQSQGSFPSALAEAVNNGSIVV; this is translated from the coding sequence TTGACTGATGAAAAATTAGCAATCTCATTATTGACACCTGCCAGCGATATAGTCCTTGGAGGGGGTACAAATGATTCTGAAGCCCTTTTTGGTCGTGCCGGAAACGACACCATTTATCCTGACAATCCGATTGCAAGCGCGACTCAAGCAACAAATGTAGATTATTTGTTCGGCGATATATTTGACAACTCTGCTGAAGAGTTTGAGATTATTTTGAATATTCAGAATGCTCAACAAGGTGGAAATCCATTTCTGATCCTAAATAGAAATATCCCATCTGTAGGGGCAGACAGATTTGTTCTTGGTGATACAAGTCAGCCCTACTACACTACCTCTAACCCAGATACCCTACTGACTACAAATTTCCTTGGTTTGAACGAGTTTGCTGTCATTTATGATTTCGGGCCAAATAATGATGTCATCCAGCTAAATGGTAAATCGACAGACTATCGAATCGTAAAAATTAATGGATTACAGGTTGCAGGAGTAGCACAACCTCTTTCTGGAGAAGCAATATTTTCACTGCAACAGGGAGCACCTGACCTTGTAACTTTTGTAGTTGCCAAGCCGGAAGTCAATTTAGATTTGAAATCGAATAATTTCCGATTTGTTGGTGAAAAACCACCAAAAAAACCAACAAAAAACAATAAAATTCAGCAATTAGGGACTACCGGAAACGATCTCAGTCTTGCTACGGGTACAGATGCTGCTAACAATGTTTATATATCAGGAACTACCACCGGGCCATTGTTTGGAACAAATCTTGGTTTTACAGATGCTTGGCTAGCGAAATATGACAGCAATGGCAACCAGGTTTGGGGTAGGCAGTTTGGCTCCTCTGGTGATGAGTCTAGCTTTGCGATGGTTACAGACAAGGATGGTAACTCCTACATGGCAGGTGGCACGTCGGGTAACTTGTTTGGAACCAAGCAAACAGAAGCTGATGTTTGGGTGGCTAAATATGACACCAATGGCAACCAGGTTTGGGGTAGGCAGTTTAGTGCTGGTGGCTTTACTAGTGGAGCCTTTGCCATTGATCTAGATCCAACAGGGAATGTCTACTTATCAGGAATAGAAATTAACAACAATGATAGAACAGACATTTTCAATTTTGCGGTTCAGGATAATTCCTGGGTGTCTAAGTTTGACAACAATGGCAACCAGCAGTGGCTTACCCTGATTAAAGATCCTTCAGCGACCTTTCCTTTTGATATAACTCCCTTTTTTGATGAATGTTACGACCTTGCCGTTGATAAGGATAGCAACAGCATAGCTGTAGGCTGGACTCAGGGCTTAGTCAGAGAGTCAGACCCATTGCGACAACTTTTGAAGTACGACGCCTGGGTATCAAAGGTGAACACAGCAGGGGAAATACAGTGGGTTCAACAGCTTGGAAGTACAGATCAGGGACTTGATTTTGCTTGGGGTGTTGATACTGACAGCTTGGGTAATATTTACGTTACAGGATGGACTACAGGGGATATTGGCACAACGGTAGGAAAAAAGGGAATTGGGGGTCGCGATATTTGGATTAGCAAACTTCGTCCAGATGGCTCTCAAGTGTGGGCTAAACAGTTTGGTTCTCCAGATGATGATGGCATGTTCCTATCGGACATGCAAATAGATGAAAATGACAACATCTTTATCATCGGAGAATCTAACGGCAAGTTAGGAAAAGGCCAAAAAGACGAATCTTATAATGCCTGGGTGGCGAGGTTCGATACTGATGGCAACAACAAGTGGATTCAACAATTTGGAAGCAAAAATAATCTTGACTACGCTACAGGTGTTACTACTGACGGCACTGGTAAGCTTTACGTGACTGGAGCTACTGATGGCTTATTAGGGAACACTAGTGGCGTTAATACCTCGGCTGTGGACGGTTGGTTAGCTCAACTAGACGTCAACAACGGAAAACTGCAAAAATTTATCGGCAGTCCAAATGATGTCATCAGTATTGCCGATCCTAGTTCAATTCCCACCATTGATATCACTAATGATTTAGTAACTAGCGAAAGGCTGCCTGAAGGCGATAACCGGATTAACCCTGCTGAGGGAATCGTTACTAGCGGCAGTGCATTTAACTATGGACAGATCGTTTCTAGTCTTGGCGGCATATTTAACTCTCAGTCTCAAGGTTCTTTTCCTTCAGCTTTGGCTGAGGCAGTTAATAATGGCAGTATAGTGGTTTGA
- a CDS encoding NHL repeat-containing protein: protein MANNQLGISLLTPASDLVLASGTTDSEALFGRAGNDTIYPDNPVASATQATNVDYLFGDLFDNSPEEFEIILNIQNAQQGGNPFLILNRNIPSVGADRFVLGDRTQPYYTTSNPDTLLTTNFLGLNEFAVIYDFGVNNDIIQLNGRPQDYQIVKVTELQVAGIAQPLSGLGIFSVQQGLPDLVTFVVAKPEVNLDLNSNNFRFIGQKPLIKPTAYRKIDQLATTGNDLSLAVNTDSAGNIYLGGTTTGTLFGTNLGLGDAWVEKYNTNGSLVWGRQFGSSGDESNFASVTDKNGNTYLAGGTSGNLFGTKQTETDVWVAKYDTNGNRVWGRQFSAGGFSSGAFGLDLDPAGNVYVSGIAIKNNTRTDIFNFAVQDDSWVSKFDTNGNQQWTTLIKNPSATFPFDITPFFDESYDLAVDNNGNSIAVGWTQGLVTESDPSRQLLKYDAWVSKVNTAGQVQWVQQLGSTNQGLD, encoded by the coding sequence ATGGCCAATAACCAATTAGGAATCTCATTATTAACACCTGCCAGCGATCTAGTTCTCGCATCGGGTACAACTGATTCTGAAGCCCTTTTCGGTCGTGCTGGAAACGATACCATTTATCCTGACAATCCGGTTGCAAGCGCCACTCAGGCAACAAATGTAGATTATTTGTTCGGGGATCTATTTGACAACTCCCCTGAAGAGTTTGAGATTATTCTGAATATTCAGAATGCCCAACAAGGTGGAAATCCATTTCTCATTCTAAACAGAAATATCCCATCTGTAGGGGCAGACAGATTTGTTCTCGGTGATCGAACTCAGCCCTACTATACTACCTCTAACCCAGATACTCTACTAACTACAAACTTCCTTGGTTTGAACGAGTTTGCTGTCATTTATGATTTTGGCGTCAATAATGATATCATCCAGCTAAATGGTAGACCGCAAGACTATCAAATCGTAAAAGTTACTGAATTGCAGGTTGCAGGAATCGCACAACCTCTTTCTGGACTAGGTATATTTTCAGTGCAACAGGGACTACCTGACCTCGTAACTTTTGTGGTTGCAAAGCCGGAAGTCAATTTAGATTTGAACTCGAATAATTTTCGGTTTATCGGTCAAAAACCACTAATAAAACCAACAGCGTACAGGAAGATTGATCAGTTAGCGACTACCGGTAACGATCTCAGCCTTGCTGTGAATACAGATTCTGCTGGCAATATTTATCTCGGAGGAACTACCACCGGGACATTGTTTGGAACAAATCTTGGTTTGGGAGATGCTTGGGTAGAGAAATATAACACCAATGGCAGCCTAGTCTGGGGTAGGCAGTTTGGCTCCTCTGGTGATGAGTCTAACTTTGCGAGCGTCACAGATAAGAATGGTAACACCTACCTAGCGGGTGGCACATCGGGTAACTTGTTTGGAACCAAGCAAACAGAAACTGATGTTTGGGTGGCAAAATATGATACCAATGGTAATCGTGTTTGGGGTAGGCAGTTTAGTGCTGGTGGTTTTTCGAGCGGAGCCTTTGGACTTGATCTAGATCCAGCAGGGAATGTCTACGTATCAGGAATCGCAATTAAAAACAATACAAGAACAGACATTTTCAATTTTGCGGTTCAGGATGATTCTTGGGTGTCTAAGTTTGACACCAATGGCAACCAGCAGTGGACTACCCTGATTAAAAATCCTTCAGCGACCTTTCCTTTTGACATAACTCCCTTTTTTGATGAATCTTACGACCTTGCCGTTGATAATAATGGCAATAGCATAGCTGTAGGCTGGACTCAAGGCTTAGTCACAGAATCAGACCCCTCGCGACAACTTTTGAAGTACGATGCTTGGGTGTCAAAGGTGAACACAGCAGGACAGGTACAGTGGGTTCAACAGCTTGGAAGTACAAATCAGGGACTTGACTGA
- a CDS encoding MFS transporter: MNRDRIKAVTLAAMCFALFMANLDDTVMNMALPKIQISLNSGVSGLQWILNAYTLSAAGIMLPSGTLGDIYGRKRVFLTGLVIFTIASLICGLAPNLSILITGRTLQGIGAAALVTGSLSIIADTFPEPNEKSKALGIWAAVSGLALVAGPALGGLLVDTLGWQSVFFLNLPLGAIAFQLTSRVVKESKNPNKQRLDVPGLLLSVIFLASLTYALTQGNTGLWRSPLIVLLLMVAGLSFVAFLFIESRSSHPMLPLSLFQNSTFTVVNVVEILVFFTVVSLLFIFSLFFQQVQGYSATAAGLRFLPMNGAFVIASIFSGWFAARLGWRFAIATGLILASIATFSLIGINANTEYGVILWSLILSGFGSGLTLAPLAAVGLSSAPSAKVGIASAVINASNRLGTILGVAIQGTILTQQLASDLARSLSTWGLPSNLQNRLIADVLHGGFKVPSQLPLNISTPAMHQAISNAFVSGLHATVLIASIALLSGAFLILVFVQPTFKQVTKNSPVYIKHKK, translated from the coding sequence ATGAATCGAGATCGTATTAAAGCAGTTACCCTGGCGGCAATGTGTTTCGCTCTTTTCATGGCTAATCTTGATGACACTGTGATGAATATGGCGCTTCCCAAAATTCAGATAAGTCTAAACTCTGGCGTGTCGGGATTACAGTGGATTCTCAACGCTTACACTTTGTCTGCTGCTGGTATCATGCTGCCAAGTGGAACATTAGGAGACATTTATGGACGTAAGCGAGTCTTCCTTACAGGGCTAGTCATCTTCACGATCGCTTCTTTAATTTGCGGTCTAGCTCCAAATTTGAGTATCTTGATTACTGGGCGAACCCTTCAAGGAATTGGAGCTGCTGCCCTAGTGACTGGTTCCCTCTCGATCATTGCTGATACCTTTCCTGAACCGAATGAAAAATCAAAAGCCCTTGGTATTTGGGCTGCCGTGTCAGGACTCGCCCTGGTTGCTGGCCCTGCGTTAGGTGGACTGCTAGTAGATACTTTGGGATGGCAAAGCGTGTTTTTTCTCAACTTACCATTGGGAGCGATCGCTTTTCAGTTGACTTCGCGTGTTGTTAAGGAAAGCAAAAATCCCAACAAGCAACGTCTCGATGTGCCTGGTTTATTGCTCAGTGTAATCTTTCTGGCTTCACTTACTTATGCACTTACGCAAGGGAATACTGGGCTGTGGCGATCGCCGCTCATTGTCTTGCTGCTGATGGTTGCTGGACTTAGCTTTGTAGCATTTTTATTTATTGAGTCCCGCAGTAGCCACCCAATGCTGCCATTATCTTTATTTCAAAATTCAACGTTTACTGTAGTCAATGTCGTTGAAATTTTGGTATTTTTCACTGTTGTCAGCTTGCTTTTTATCTTCAGCTTGTTCTTCCAGCAAGTGCAGGGGTACTCGGCAACGGCAGCTGGTTTGCGCTTTCTGCCGATGAATGGAGCTTTTGTCATTGCATCTATATTTTCTGGGTGGTTTGCCGCTCGCTTAGGGTGGCGCTTTGCGATCGCAACAGGACTGATCTTAGCAAGCATAGCTACATTTTCGTTGATCGGAATCAATGCCAATACAGAGTATGGAGTGATTTTGTGGAGCCTGATTCTTTCGGGGTTCGGTAGCGGCTTGACACTTGCACCCTTAGCAGCAGTAGGTCTGAGTTCTGCACCCTCCGCAAAAGTGGGAATTGCCTCAGCAGTAATCAACGCTAGTAATCGTCTCGGCACTATTTTAGGAGTTGCTATACAAGGAACAATTCTCACGCAACAGCTAGCCTCAGATTTGGCGCGATCGCTCTCTACTTGGGGTCTACCCTCAAACCTCCAAAATCGCCTCATCGCTGATGTTTTGCATGGTGGATTTAAAGTCCCCAGTCAGCTGCCACTCAACATTTCGACCCCAGCAATGCATCAAGCAATTAGCAATGCATTTGTGTCTGGTCTACACGCAACTGTGCTTATAGCTAGTATTGCCCTGCTAAGTGGAGCATTTTTGATTCTGGTGTTTGTTCAGCCAACTTTTAAGCAAGTCACTAAAAATTCTCCTGTTTATATTAAACACAAGAAGTAG